The Daucus carota subsp. sativus chromosome 9, DH1 v3.0, whole genome shotgun sequence genome window below encodes:
- the LOC135149646 gene encoding E3 ubiquitin-protein ligase RING1-like: MASAAATERFYFYFCHQCNHNVAISRMPNTDPLCPSCRYGFLEEIDVPRLNPNRDPVDPLAPSNARTITGVHYGPRGPTWNHPSGGEGLPSNLVDFFMGQGLEKLIQELAENDPDRYGTPPASRTAVEGLPDVVVDDKLLGSDSAQCAVCQDDFEKDMVVKQMPSKHVYHSECLLPWLELHNSCPVCRYELPSDDPDYENRARGIAASGGENDASGNVRFGSPGSQTDTGDDEEGGQFRSFVERTFSIMFRPRNSGTDNSGGDSGSSCPQNMGTN; encoded by the exons ATGGCCTCCGCCGCAGCAACTGAGCGATTTTATTTCTATTTCTGCCACCAATGCAACCACAACGTGGCCATCTCTCGCATGCCCAACACTGATCCACTCTGCCCCAGTTGTCGCTACGGGTTTCTTGAGGAAATTGATGTCCCGAGGCTGAACCCTAATCGTGACCCGGTTGACCCGTTGGCCCCATCAAATGCTAGGACGATTACTGGGGTTCATTATGGGCCGAGGGGGCCGACCTGG AATCATCCTTCTGGCGGTGAGGGTTTACCTTCCAATTTAGTGGATTTTTTTATGGGACAAGGGCTTGAGAAGTTAATTCAGGAGCTGGCTGAAAATGACCCGGATCGATACGGGACCCCACCTGCTTCGAGAACTGCTGTGGAGGGGCTTCCTGATGTTGTGGTTGATGATAAGTTGTTAGGGTCTGATTCGGCACAGTGTGCTGTCTGTCAAGATGATTTTGAGAAGGATATGGTTGTTAAGCAGATGCCTTCCAAGCATGTGTATCATTCTGAGTGTTTGTTGCCGTGGTTGGAACTGCATAATTCTTGCCCTGTTTGTAGGTATGAGTTGCCTTCTGATGATCCTGATTACGAGAATCGGGCAAGGGGCattgctgcttctggaggtgagAATGATGCAAGTGGTAATGTGAGGTTTGGGTCTCCTGGGTCCCAGACTGATACTGGGGATGATGAGGAAGGTGGACAGTTTAGGAGTTTCGTGGAGAGGACTTTTAGTATCATGTTCAGGCCTCGTAATTCCGGGACTGATAATAGTGGCGGGGATTCAGGTTCTAGCTGTCCTCAGAACATGGGCACAAATTAG